A single Musa acuminata AAA Group cultivar baxijiao chromosome BXJ2-1, Cavendish_Baxijiao_AAA, whole genome shotgun sequence DNA region contains:
- the LOC103986226 gene encoding putative disease resistance protein RGA3, whose protein sequence is MAMVLDAFVNIFIEKLADLIQDRVVMMLEVDDELQKLKESLETIICLLKVAKRKKIQDSAIGSWVSKLKDVMYEADDIIDLCKAKGGILAEEEPSSASLGQRVRRCFPLLSCFVGVPFRYQIGIKIRDLNDRLQHLSNDNLSFSKLASINRQASISAITSKTSPLVPPDITGSVIYKATDNLIGLLNKGNERSCRLFAITGMGGIGKTTLAQKIFNDSRIIDNYEIRLWVCVSKVYSEIDLLKQMIRGAEIDSGQATERAELEPMLRRAIDGKSVFLVLDDIWRADVWVNLLRTPLSSATAIRRILVTTRDGKIANQTGAVHIHNVKLLREDEGWELLCTSASLQRKKDILNLRDIGIGIVRKCHGLPLAIKTMGGVLMTKEKSRGEWEKVLDNGAWTMSKLPKELKGALYLSYEDLPSHLKQCFLYFALFPEDHEFHREDLVRLWVAEEYIEKEGSRLPEETAEEYYIEFIRRSILQPNPGLGNIKTTKVHDLLRSLAQYLAEDECSNVNAREIKFPTKQKLRRLSITEEGNVAIIPEVFSKHNCLRTLMLFRSPTTVLNESLVRLRCLRCLSLRGTATGSIPNSIGDLIHLRYLDLCSTSVSRLPESIGQLTNLQVLDLRSCKHLCTLPRGITRLCNLRCLDLLKAPLEHLPAGIMKLKQLNFLSGFVIGERGNVGNQMLSVCDLEELRSLDRLRHLGLDRLERYSSNGTSLLLNKSLLQRLRLSCTSKLQYSEEETNQIQHVFDNLKPPPGLDDLIIVGFFGRKNPSWMQSSSLVTCFPCLTCLTLKNFASCLQLPPLGELPHLQYLKIIGANSVLSIGPEFLGDDAATSTAFFPELKSLIIAKMPSWEEWSLHRGGGEAEEEITAAPERPRLLLPNLETFILRNCPKLRSLPQGLLDHATKLSSLFIEGANELKAVENLPSPSGLLQTKDCPSLERISNLGALRKLEIIGCPSLVCVEKVDVLKRLQMSDAAMERLPEWLSGLVQPPNSSLVVVVVCDVRLLERCIRGGEDWHIVQQIPAVSLYADSDRGSRYVHYNKEPVSYNTNFSTES, encoded by the coding sequence ATGGCGATGGTTTTAGATGCTTTTGTGAACATTTTCATCGAGAAGCTGGCCGATCTCATCCAAGACAGGGTTGTGATGATGCTGGAGGTGGATGACGAGTTGCAGAAACTCAAGGAAAGTCTGGAAACAATTATTTGCCTGTTGAAGGTTGCGAAGAGGAAGAAGATCCAAGACTCGGCGATCGGTAGCTGGGTGAGCAAGCTGAAAGATGTCATGTACGAAGCTGACGACATTATCGACCTCTGCAAAGCGAAGGGTGGCATACTCGCGGAGGAAGAACCATCATCGGCGTCGTTGGGTCAACGGGTACGCCGTTGCTTCCCTCTTCTCTCATGCTTTGTTGGTGTTCCCTTTCGTTATCAAATTGGTATCAAGATTAGGGACCTGAATGATCGACTCCAGCATCTTTCTAATGATAACTTGAGCTTTAGTAAGCTAGCTTCTATCAATCGACAAGCCTCAATAAGTGCCATTACCAGTAAAACTTCTCCGCTTGTGCCGCCGGACATTACCGGAAGTGTCATTTATAAGGCTACAGATAATCTCATTGGGTTGTTGAACAAGGGAAATGAACGATCGTGTCGCCTTTTTGCTATTACGGGCATGGGAGGAATAGGGAAGACAACACTCGCACAGAAGATATTCAATGATTCTAGGATTATCGACAATTATGAAATCAGATTATGGGTGTGCGTTTCAAAAGTATATTCCGAGATCGATCTGTTAAAACAGATGATAAGAGGAGCAGAGATAGATTCTGGGCAAGCAACGGAGAGAGCAGAACTAGAACCGATGCTTAGAAGGGCTATTGACGGAAAGAGCGTCTTTTTGGTGCTCGATGATATCTGGCGAGCGGACGTATGGGTAAACTTACTTCGTACTCCACTGAGCAGTGCAACGGCTATCAGAAGAATCTTGGTTACCACCAGAGACGGAAAGATCGCAAACCAGACGGGAGCCGTACATATACATAATGTCAAATTGCTGCGTGAGGACGAAGGTTGGGAACTGCTGTGCACGAGCGCATCGCTACAACGGAAGAAAGATATCCTAAACCTGAGAGATATAGGAATTGGGATCGTTCGGAAATGCCATGGTCTTCCTCTGGCAATCAAGACAATGGGAGGAGTTCTAATGACAAAGGAGAAAAGCCGGGGAGAGTGGGAAAAGGTGCTCGACAATGGTGCTTGGACCATGAGCAAGCTTCCAAAAGAACTCAAGGGAGCCCTGTATTTAAGTTACGAGGATTTACCGTCTCATCTCAAACAGTGCTTTCTCTACTTTGCACTTTTCCCCGAGGACCATGAGTTTCATCGAGAGGATCTTGTTAGACTATGGGTAGCAGAAGAATACATAGAAAAAGAAGGTAGCAGGTTGCCGGAAGAGACAGCCGAGGAGTACTACATAGAGTTTATAAGGAGGAGCATTCTACAGCCAAATCCAGGGCTTGGAAATATAAAAACTACTAAGGTGCATGATCTGCTGCGATCGCTTGCTCAATATTTGGCAGAAGATGAATGTAGCAACGTAAATGCTCGTGAAATAAAATTCCCTACCAAGCAAAAGCTTCGTCGTCTATCGATAACAGAGGAAGGGAATGTGGCAATAATACCTGAAGTTTTTTCCAAGCACAACTGCCTGAGAACCTTGATGCTCTTCAGAAGCCCGACAACCGTCCTAAATGAATCCTTGGTAAGACTCCGGTGTCTCCGCTGCTTGTCTCTTAGAGGAACAGCAACCGGAAGCATCCCAAATTCCATCGGGGACTTAATTCACCTGCGATACTTAGATCTATGCTCTACCAGCGTGTCCAGACTACCGGAATCCATCGGGCAACTTACCAACCTGCAAGTGTTAGACCTCCGCTCTTGCAAGCATCTGTGCACACTGCCTCGGGGCATTACCAGATTGTGCAATTTGAGGTGTCTCGATCTTTTGAAGGCACCACTAGAACATTTACCGGCGGGGATTATGAAGTTGAAACAGCTGAATTTTCTCTCAGGGTTTGTGATCGGTGAGCGAGGCAACGTTGGTAATCAGATGCTGAGTGTTTGTGATTTGGAGGAGTTGAGGTCTCTTGATCGGCTCAGACACCTCGGACTAGATAGGCTGGAAAGGTACTCCTCTAATGGGACTTCTCTGCTGCTGAATAAATCCCTTCTTCAGAGATTACGTCTCTCCTGCACATCCAAACTACAATATTCCGAGGAGGAGACTAATCAGATACAACATGTCTTTGACAATCTAAAGCCTCCACCAGGATTGGATGATCTTATAATCGTTGGGTTTTTCGGCCGAAAAAATCCAAGCTGGATGCAGTCATCGTCTTTGGTAACTTGTTTTCCTTGCTTGACGTGCCTGACACTGAAAAATTTTGCATCGTGCTTGCAGCTTCCACCACTGGGTGAGTTGCCGCATCTGCAATATCTGAAAATTATCGGTGCAAACTCTGTACTCAGCATCGGGCCGGAATTTCTTGGGGACGACGCAGCAACATCAACTGCTTTTTTTCCTGAGCTTAAATCGTTGATTATAGCAAAGATGCcaagctgggaagaatggtcTCTGcaccgaggaggaggagaagcggaAGAAGAAATAACGGCAGCACCAGAGCGGCCACGCCTATTGCTGCCTAATCTCGAGACATTCATTCTTCGTAACTGCCCCAAGCTCAGATCTCTTCCACAAGGCCTGCTGGATCATGCAACCAAATTGAGCTCTTTGTTTATTGAGGGAGCCAACGAGCTGAAAGCCGTGGAGAACCTGCCATCCCCGAGTGGACTACTACAAACCAAAGATTGTCCTTCTCTGGAAAGGATCTCAAACTTGGGGGCACTCAGGAAGCTGGAGATAATTGGCTGCCCATCACTCGTGTGTGTGGAGAAGGTAGATGTACTGAAACGCCTGCAAATGAGCGATGCTGCCATGGAGCGCCTCCCCGAGTGGTTGTCGGGACTGGTGCAACCCCCCAACAGCAGTTTAGTTGTGGTGGTTGTATGCGACGTCCGTCTGCTGGAACGATGCATTAGAGGAGGCGAAGACTGGCACATCGTCCAGCAGATACCTGCCGTCAGCTTATACGCAGACAGTGACCGAGGAAGTCGATATGTACACTACAACAAGGAGCCCGTCAGCTACAACACCA
- the LOC103986234 gene encoding putative disease resistance protein RGA4 has product MAMVLDAFVNIFIEKLADLIQDRVVMMSEVDDELQKLKESLETIICLLKDAERKKIQDSAINSWVRKLKDVMYEADDIIDLCKAEDGRPAEEEPPSTSLGQRVRCGSPLLSCFGSVPFRYQIGIRIRDLNDRLQHLSNDHLSFKLASINRQASISAITSKTSPLLPPDTTGSVICNATDTLVGLLNEGNGQSRRLFAITGMGGIGKTTLAQNIFNDSRIIDKYQIRLWVCVSQKYSEIDLLKQMIRGAEIDHGQATERAELEPMLRRAIEGKSVFLVLDDVWRADVWVNLLRTPLSSAMAIRRILITTRDRKIANQMGAVHIHNVKLLHEDEGWELLCRSASLQRKKDIQDLRDIGIGIVRKCHGLPLAIKTMGGVLITKEKSRREWEKVLDNDAWTMSKLPEELKGALYLSYEDLPSHLKQCFLYFALFPEDYEFLQEDLVKLWVAEGFVENEGSKLLEETAKEYYTEFIRRSILQPKAGFGSIQITTLHDLLRSLAQFLAEDECTYGNAREIKFRTKQKLRRLSMTEEGNVAIMPEVFSKHNCLRTLMLFRSPTTVLNESLVRLRCLRCLSLRGTATRSIPNSIGDLIHLRYLDLCSTSVSRLPESIGQLTNLQVLDLRSCKHLCTLPRGITRLCNLRCLDLFKAPLEHLPAGIMKLKQLNFLSGFVIGERGNVGNQMLSVCDLEELRSLDRLRHLGLDRLERYSSNGTSLLLNKSLLQRLRLYCTSAVERQYSEEETNQIQHVFDNLKPPPGLDDLIIKEFFGRKNPSWMQSSSLVTCFPCLRCLTLQNFASCLQLPPLGELPHLQYLKIIGANSVLSIGPEFLGDDAATSTAFFPELKSLIIAKMPNWEEWSLHRGGGEAEEEIAAAPERPRLLLPNLETFILRNCPKLRSLPQGLLDHATKLSSLFIEGANELKAMENLPSPSGLLQTKDCPSLERISNLGALRKLDIIGCPSLVCVEKVDVLKRLQMSDAAMERLPEWLSALVQQPNSSLVVVVVCDVRLLERCIRGGEDWHIVQQIPAVSLYADTDRGSRYVHYNKEPVSYETNFITES; this is encoded by the coding sequence ATGGCGATGGTTTTAGATGCTTTTGTGAACATTTTCATCGAGAAGCTGGCAGATCTCATCCAAGACAGGGTTGTGATGATGTCGGAGGTGGATGACGAGCTGCAGAAGCTCAAGGAAAGTCTGGAAACAATTATTTGCCTGCTGAAGGATGCGGAGAGGAAGAAGATCCAAGACTCGGCGATCAATAGCTGGGTGAGGAAGCTGAAAGATGTCATGTACGAAGCTGACGACATTATCGACCTCTGCAAAGCTGAGGATGGCAGACCCGCCGAGGAAGAACCACCGTCGACGTCGTTGGGTCAACGGGTACGCTGTGGCTCCCCTCTTCTCTCATGCTTTGGTAGTGTTCCCTTCCGTTATCAAATTGGTATCAGGATTAGGGACCTGAATGATCGACTCCAACACCTTTCTAATGATCACTTGAGCTTTAAGCTCGCTTCTATTAATCGACAAGCCTCAATAAGTGCCATTACCAGTAAAACTTCCCCGCTTCTGCCGCCGGACACCACCGGAAGTGTCATTTGTAATGCTACAGACACTCTCGTTGGCTTGTTGAATGAGGGAAATGGACAATCGCGTCGCCTTTTTGCTATTACGGGCATGGGTGGAATAGGGAAGACCACACTTGCTCAGAATATATTCAATGATTCTAGGATTATCGACAAGTATCAAATCCGATTGTGGGTATGTGTTTCACAAAAATATTCCGAGATCGATCTGTTAAAACAGATGATAAGAGGAGCAGAGATAGATCATGGGCAAGCAACGGAGAGAGCAGAACTAGAACCGATGCTTAGAAGGGCTATTGAAGGAAAGAGCGTCTTTTTGGTGCTCGACGATGTATGGCGAGCGGATGTATGGGTAAACTTACTTCGTACTCCACTGAGCAGTGCAATGGCCATCAGAAGAATTTTGATCACCACCAGAGACAGAAAGATCGCAAACCAGATGGGAGCCGTGCATATCCATAATGTCAAATTGCTGCATGAGGACGAAGGTTGGGAACTGCTGTGCAGGAGCGCATCGCTACAACGGAAGAAAGATATCCAAGACCTGCGAGATATAGGAATTGGGATTGTTCGGAAATGCCATGGTCTTCCTCTGGCAATCAAGACAATGGGAGGCGTTCTAATCACAAAGGAGAAAAGCCGGAGAGAGTGGGAAAAGGTGCTCGATAATGATGCTTGGACTatgagcaagcttcctgaagaacTCAAGGGAGCTCTGTATTTAAGTTACGAGGATTTACCGTCTCATCTCAAACAGTGCTTTCTTTACTTTGCTCTTTTCCCTGAGGACTATGAGTTTCTTCAAGAGGATCTTGTTAAGTTGTGGGTAGCAGAGGGATTCGTAGAAAATGAAGGTAGCAAATTGCTCGAAGAGACAGCCAAGGAGTACTACACAGAGTTTATAAGGAGGAGCATTCTACAGCCAAAAGCAGGGTTTGGAAGTATACAAATTACTACATTGCATGATCTGCTGCGATCGCTTGCTCAATTTTTGGCAGAAGATGAATGTACCTATGGAAATGCTCGCGAAATAAAATTCCGTACCAAGCAAAAGCTTCGTCGTCTATCGATGACAGAGGAAGGGAATGTGGCAATAATGCCTGAAGTGTTTTCCAAGCACAACTGCCTGAGAACCTTGATGCTCTTCAGAAGCCCCACAACCGTCCTAAATGAATCCTTGGTAAGACTCCGGTGTCTCCGCTGCTTGTCTCTCAGAGGAACAGCAACCAGAAGCATCCCAAATTCCATCGGGGACTTAATTCACCTGCGATACTTAGATCTATGCTCTACCAGCGTGTCCAGACTACCGGAATCCATCGGGCAACTTACCAACCTGCAAGTGTTAGACCTCCGCTCTTGCAAGCATCTGTGCACACTGCCTCGGGGCATTACCAGATTGTGCAATTTGAGGTGTCTCGATCTTTTTAAGGCACCACTAGAACATTTACCGGCGGGGATTATGAAGTTGAAACAGCTGAATTTTCTCTCAGGGTTTGTGATCGGTGAGCGAGGCAACGTTGGTAATCAGATGCTGAGTGTTTGTGATTTGGAGGAGTTGAGGTCTCTTGATCGGCTCAGACACCTCGGACTAGATAGGCTGGAAAGGTACTCCTCTAATGGGACTTCTCTGCTGCTGAATAAATCCCTTCTTCAGAGATTACGTCTCTACTGCACATCCGCTGTCGAACGACAATATTCGGAGGAGGAGACGAATCAGATACAACATGTGTTTGACAATCTAAAGCCTCCACCAGGATTGGATGATCTTATAATCAAGGAGTTTTTCGGCCGAAAAAATCCAAGCTGGATGCAGTCATCGTCTTTGGTAACTTGTTTTCCTTGCTTGAGGTGCCTGACTCTGCAAAATTTTGCATCGTGCTTGCAGCTTCCACCACTGGGTGAGTTGCCGCATCTGCAATATCTGAAAATTATCGGTGCAAACTCTGTACTAAGCATCGGGCCGGAATTTCTTGGGGACGACGCAGCAACATCAACTGCGTTTTTTCCTGAGCTTAAATCGTTGATTATAGCAAAGATGCCAAACTGGGAAGAATGGTCTCTGcaccgaggaggaggagaagcggaAGAAGAAATAGCGGCAGCACCAGAGCGGCCACGCCTATTGCTGCCTAATCTCGAGACATTCATTCTTCGTAACTGCCCCAAGCTCAGATCTCTTCCACAAGGCCTGCTGGATCATGCAACCAAATTGAGCTCTTTGTTTATTGAGGGAGCCAACGAGCTGAAAGCCATGGAGAACCTGCCATCCCCGAGTGGACTACTACAAACCAAAGATTGTCCTTCTCTGGAAAGGATCTCAAACTTGGGGGCACTCAGGAAGCTGGACATAATTGGCTGCCCATCACTCGTGTGTGTGGAGAAGGTAGATGTACTGAAACGCCTGCAAATGAGCGATGCTGCCATGGAGCGCCTCCCCGAGTGGTTGTCGGCACTGGTGCAACAGCCCAATAGCAGTTTAGTTGTGGTGGTTGTATGCGACGTCCGTTTGCTGGAACGATGCATTAGAGGAGGAGAAGACTGGCACATCGTCCAGCAGATACCTGCCGTCAGCTTATACGCAGACACTGACAGAGGAAGTCGATATGTACACTACAACAAGGAGCCCGTCAGCTACGAGACCAACTTCATCACAGAGTCATAA